The following coding sequences lie in one Chelmon rostratus isolate fCheRos1 chromosome 2, fCheRos1.pri, whole genome shotgun sequence genomic window:
- the mars1 gene encoding methionine--tRNA ligase, cytoplasmic isoform X2 — MKLFVSEGNPHCLKVLASLEVTGVQCDVQYVNHEERVVPHLSRPALPALLLPNGLHLFSSNAICRYLFEVSGQDCSELCNQWLEWEATDLQPALLEALYMAVLQGKGSEVSKVLQGPLNYLNQSLSKGNMPYLTGEAVSVADVVLWAALYPVLSDSSLEIGEHKSVKTWFDRGAVMHSFQSAAQKVLQGKGLQGMKSYMQRQPAPRSSQYRDTQPCNSNPAEGEEGERVVSEEEMEAAVLTWSKGLNACPLAPDRQCPILPQEGKRNLLVTSALPYVNNVPHLGNIIGCVLSADVFCRYGRLRGWNVLFVCGTDEYGTATENKAREEGLTPQQICDKYHAIHSSIYKWFQIDFDFFGRTTTEKQTEIAQNIFWRLHEHGFLVEDMVEQLRCENCQRFLADRFVEGTCPHCSYPEARGDQCDKCGRLINAVELREPQCKVCRQTPVIRSSKHLFLDLPKLETQLEQWLDKSTSTGDWTANAKQITRSWLRDGLKPRCITRDLKWGTPVPHPDFQEKVFYVWFDAPIGYLSITANYTDKWEKWWKNPHQVELYNFMAKDNVPFHSVVFPCSLLGAQDNYTLVNHLVATEYLNYEDTKFSKSRGVGVFGDMAKDTGIPSDVWRFYLLYVRPEGQDSAFSWADMAVKNNSELLNNLGNFINRAGMFVTKFFEGCVPAMELQQEDKKLLALVGWELQQYIQLMDKVKIRDALKHILNISRHGNQYIQVNEPWKKIKGGDTERQRAGTVTGVSVNIACLLSVMLLPYMPTVSQTIRDQLNAPQSCVNAMLQGTGSFVCTLSAGHRIGTVSPLFQKLEVDQIEALKKRFGGQQTTAQNAASTQPAAVPAPTAAAAEVATVNEVDPEKAKQLTQAVAEQGEKVRALKAQKAEKAVITAEVAKLLDLKKQLALAEGKSPEPASQKGKKK; from the exons ATGAAGCTCTTCGTCAGTGAAGGCAACCCGCATTGCCTGAAGGTGTTAGCCTCTTTAGAAGTGACTGGAGTTCAGTGTGACGTTCAGTATGTCAACCACGAAG aGAGAGTGGTGCCCCACCTTAGCCGTCCAGCCTTGCCAGCCCTGCTCCTGCCTAATGGTTTGCACCTTTTCAGCTCCAATGCCATCTGCCG ATACCTGTTTGAAGTAAGTGGACAAGACTGCAGTGAACTTTGCAATCAGTGGCTTGAATGGGAGGCCACAGATCTTCAG CCTGCACTGCTTGAGGCCCTCTACATGGCAGTGCTGCAGGGAAAAGGATCAGAGGTCTCCAAGGTCCTCCAGGGGCCCCTAAACTACTTGAACCAAAGCTTGAGCAAGGGGAACATGCCATATTTAACTGGG gaaGCCGTTTCAgttgctgatgttgttttgtgGGCTGCTCTGTACCCTGTTTTATCTGACTCTTCACTAGAAATAG GTGAACACAAGTCTGTGAAGACTTGGTTTGACCGTGGGGCTGTTATGCACAGTTTCCAGTCTGCTGCTCAGAAAGTGCTGCAGGGAAAAGGCCTGCAGGGCATGAAGAGCTACATGCAGAGGCAGCCTGCCCCTCGGAGCAGCCagtacagagacacacagccaTGCAACAGCAACCCTGCTGAG GGGGAGGAAGGTGAGCGTGTGGtttcagaggaggagatggaggcagCTGTTCTCACCTGGAGTAAAGGTTTGAATGCCTGCCCTTTGGCTCCAGACAGACAGTGTCCCAT tTTGCCACAGGAAGGCAAACGAAACCTGCTCGTGACCAGCGCCTTGCCTTATGTCAACAACGTCCCCCACCTGGGCAACATCATCGGCTGCGTCCTCAGCGCTGATGTCTTCTGCAG GTACGGTCGTCTGCGAGGCTGgaatgtgctgtttgtgtgtggcacAGATGAGTACGGCACAGCTACAGAGAACAAGGCCAGAGAGGAGGGTCTGACGCCGCAGCAGATCTGCGATAAGTACCACGCCATTCACTCCAGCATCTACAAGTGGTTCCAGattgactttgacttttttggGAGAACCACCACTGAGAAGCAGACAGA GATAGCCCAGAATATTTTCTGGCGACTCCACGAGCATGGTTTCCTAGTGGAGGACATGGTGGAGCAGCTGCGTTGTGAAAACTGCCAGCGCTTCCTCGCCGACCGCTTTGTAGAAGGCACCTGCCCCCACTGCAGCTACCCAGAAGCCCGTGGTGACCAGTGTGACAAGTGTGGAAGGCTCATTAATGCTGTGGAGCTCAGG GAACCCCAGTGTAAGGTCTGCAGGCAGACTCCAGTCATCCGCTCCTCCAAACATCTTTTCCTGGACCTGCCAAAG CTTGAGACTCAGCTGGAGCAGTGGCTGGACAAGTCAACCAGCACAGGAGACTGGACAGCAAATGCCAAACAGATCACTCGCTCCTGGCTGAGAGATGGACTCAAACCTCGCTGCATTACCAGGGACCTGAAGTGGGGAACGCCAGTACCTCATCCTGACTTTCAAGAGAAG GTGTTCTACGTGTGGTTTGACGCCCCCATTGGATATCTGTCCATTACTGCCAACTACACCGACAAATGGGAAAAGTGGTGGAAGAATCCTCATCAG GTGGAGCTGTACAACTTCATGGCCAAAGACAATGTACCATTCCACAGTGTGGTGTTTCCCTGCTCTCTACTGGGAGCTCAGGACAACTACACTCTGGTCAACCACCTCGTTGCCACTG AGTATCTAAATTATGAGGACACTAAGTTCTCCAAGAGCCGAGGCGTGGGTGTGTTTGGAGACATGGCCAAGGACACGGGCATCCCGTCTGATGTGTGGCGGTTCTACCTCCTGTATGTGCGTCCGGAGGGACAGGATTCAGCCTTCTCCTGGGCTGACATGGCTGTGAAAAACAACTCTGAGCTGCTCAACAACTTGGGCAACTTCATCAACAG agctGGTATGTTTGTCACCAAGTTCTTTGAGGGTTGTGTGCCTGCGATGGAGCTACAGCAGGAAGATAAGAAGCTCCTGGCTCTGGTGGGCTGGGAGCTGCAGCAGTACATCCAGCTGATGGACAAAGTCAA AATCCGCGATGCTCTGAAACACATCCTCAACATCTCTCGCCATGGCAACCAGTATATTCAAGTCAATGAACCCTGGAAGAAAATCAAGGGAGGAGACACAGAAAG GCAGCGTGCGGGCACAGTAACCGGTGTCTCTGTAAACATCGCCTGCTTGCTCTCAGTGATGCTGTTGCCATACATGCCAACGGTCAGCCAAACCATCAGGGATCAACTCAACGCACCCCAGTCTTGCGTCAACGCCATGTTGCAAGGCACTGGCAGCTTTGTGTGCACCCTGAGTGCCGGCCACCGCATTGGCACT GTCAGCCCATTGTTCCAGAAACTGGAGGTGGACCAGATCGAGGCTTTGAAGAAGAGATTTGGTGGACAGCAG ACGACGGCTCAGAACGCTGCCAGCACTCAGCCTGCCGCTGTGCCAgctcctactgctgctgctgctgaggtggCGACGGTGAATGAAGTGGACCCGGAGAAAGCCAAGCAGCTCACACAGGCTGTGGCTGAGCAG GGGGAGAAGGTACGAGCTCTCAAAGCCCAGAAGGCGGAAAAGGCCGTGATCACAGCAGAGGTGGCCAAACTGTTGGACCTGAAGAAACAGCTGGCTCTGGCTGAGGGGAAGAGCCCTGAGCCTGCATCTCAGAAGGGCAAGAAGaagtga
- the mars1 gene encoding methionine--tRNA ligase, cytoplasmic isoform X1 — MKLFVSEGNPHCLKVLASLEVTGVQCDVQYVNHEERVVPHLSRPALPALLLPNGLHLFSSNAICRYLFEVSGQDCSELCNQWLEWEATDLQPALLEALYMAVLQGKGSEVSKVLQGPLNYLNQSLSKGNMPYLTGEAVSVADVVLWAALYPVLSDSSLEIGEHKSVKTWFDRGAVMHSFQSAAQKVLQGKGLQGMKSYMQRQPAPRSSQYRDTQPCNSNPAEGEEGERVVSEEEMEAAVLTWSKGLNACPLAPDRQCPILPQEGKRNLLVTSALPYVNNVPHLGNIIGCVLSADVFCRYGRLRGWNVLFVCGTDEYGTATENKAREEGLTPQQICDKYHAIHSSIYKWFQIDFDFFGRTTTEKQTEIAQNIFWRLHEHGFLVEDMVEQLRCENCQRFLADRFVEGTCPHCSYPEARGDQCDKCGRLINAVELREPQCKVCRQTPVIRSSKHLFLDLPKLETQLEQWLDKSTSTGDWTANAKQITRSWLRDGLKPRCITRDLKWGTPVPHPDFQEKVFYVWFDAPIGYLSITANYTDKWEKWWKNPHQVELYNFMAKDNVPFHSVVFPCSLLGAQDNYTLVNHLVATEYLNYEDTKFSKSRGVGVFGDMAKDTGIPSDVWRFYLLYVRPEGQDSAFSWADMAVKNNSELLNNLGNFINRAGMFVTKFFEGCVPAMELQQEDKKLLALVGWELQQYIQLMDKVKIRDALKHILNISRHGNQYIQVNEPWKKIKGGDTERQRAGTVTGVSVNIACLLSVMLLPYMPTVSQTIRDQLNAPQSCVNAMLQGTGSFVCTLSAGHRIGTVSPLFQKLEVDQIEALKKRFGGQQPEDEPPKKKTTAQNAASTQPAAVPAPTAAAAEVATVNEVDPEKAKQLTQAVAEQGEKVRALKAQKAEKAVITAEVAKLLDLKKQLALAEGKSPEPASQKGKKK, encoded by the exons ATGAAGCTCTTCGTCAGTGAAGGCAACCCGCATTGCCTGAAGGTGTTAGCCTCTTTAGAAGTGACTGGAGTTCAGTGTGACGTTCAGTATGTCAACCACGAAG aGAGAGTGGTGCCCCACCTTAGCCGTCCAGCCTTGCCAGCCCTGCTCCTGCCTAATGGTTTGCACCTTTTCAGCTCCAATGCCATCTGCCG ATACCTGTTTGAAGTAAGTGGACAAGACTGCAGTGAACTTTGCAATCAGTGGCTTGAATGGGAGGCCACAGATCTTCAG CCTGCACTGCTTGAGGCCCTCTACATGGCAGTGCTGCAGGGAAAAGGATCAGAGGTCTCCAAGGTCCTCCAGGGGCCCCTAAACTACTTGAACCAAAGCTTGAGCAAGGGGAACATGCCATATTTAACTGGG gaaGCCGTTTCAgttgctgatgttgttttgtgGGCTGCTCTGTACCCTGTTTTATCTGACTCTTCACTAGAAATAG GTGAACACAAGTCTGTGAAGACTTGGTTTGACCGTGGGGCTGTTATGCACAGTTTCCAGTCTGCTGCTCAGAAAGTGCTGCAGGGAAAAGGCCTGCAGGGCATGAAGAGCTACATGCAGAGGCAGCCTGCCCCTCGGAGCAGCCagtacagagacacacagccaTGCAACAGCAACCCTGCTGAG GGGGAGGAAGGTGAGCGTGTGGtttcagaggaggagatggaggcagCTGTTCTCACCTGGAGTAAAGGTTTGAATGCCTGCCCTTTGGCTCCAGACAGACAGTGTCCCAT tTTGCCACAGGAAGGCAAACGAAACCTGCTCGTGACCAGCGCCTTGCCTTATGTCAACAACGTCCCCCACCTGGGCAACATCATCGGCTGCGTCCTCAGCGCTGATGTCTTCTGCAG GTACGGTCGTCTGCGAGGCTGgaatgtgctgtttgtgtgtggcacAGATGAGTACGGCACAGCTACAGAGAACAAGGCCAGAGAGGAGGGTCTGACGCCGCAGCAGATCTGCGATAAGTACCACGCCATTCACTCCAGCATCTACAAGTGGTTCCAGattgactttgacttttttggGAGAACCACCACTGAGAAGCAGACAGA GATAGCCCAGAATATTTTCTGGCGACTCCACGAGCATGGTTTCCTAGTGGAGGACATGGTGGAGCAGCTGCGTTGTGAAAACTGCCAGCGCTTCCTCGCCGACCGCTTTGTAGAAGGCACCTGCCCCCACTGCAGCTACCCAGAAGCCCGTGGTGACCAGTGTGACAAGTGTGGAAGGCTCATTAATGCTGTGGAGCTCAGG GAACCCCAGTGTAAGGTCTGCAGGCAGACTCCAGTCATCCGCTCCTCCAAACATCTTTTCCTGGACCTGCCAAAG CTTGAGACTCAGCTGGAGCAGTGGCTGGACAAGTCAACCAGCACAGGAGACTGGACAGCAAATGCCAAACAGATCACTCGCTCCTGGCTGAGAGATGGACTCAAACCTCGCTGCATTACCAGGGACCTGAAGTGGGGAACGCCAGTACCTCATCCTGACTTTCAAGAGAAG GTGTTCTACGTGTGGTTTGACGCCCCCATTGGATATCTGTCCATTACTGCCAACTACACCGACAAATGGGAAAAGTGGTGGAAGAATCCTCATCAG GTGGAGCTGTACAACTTCATGGCCAAAGACAATGTACCATTCCACAGTGTGGTGTTTCCCTGCTCTCTACTGGGAGCTCAGGACAACTACACTCTGGTCAACCACCTCGTTGCCACTG AGTATCTAAATTATGAGGACACTAAGTTCTCCAAGAGCCGAGGCGTGGGTGTGTTTGGAGACATGGCCAAGGACACGGGCATCCCGTCTGATGTGTGGCGGTTCTACCTCCTGTATGTGCGTCCGGAGGGACAGGATTCAGCCTTCTCCTGGGCTGACATGGCTGTGAAAAACAACTCTGAGCTGCTCAACAACTTGGGCAACTTCATCAACAG agctGGTATGTTTGTCACCAAGTTCTTTGAGGGTTGTGTGCCTGCGATGGAGCTACAGCAGGAAGATAAGAAGCTCCTGGCTCTGGTGGGCTGGGAGCTGCAGCAGTACATCCAGCTGATGGACAAAGTCAA AATCCGCGATGCTCTGAAACACATCCTCAACATCTCTCGCCATGGCAACCAGTATATTCAAGTCAATGAACCCTGGAAGAAAATCAAGGGAGGAGACACAGAAAG GCAGCGTGCGGGCACAGTAACCGGTGTCTCTGTAAACATCGCCTGCTTGCTCTCAGTGATGCTGTTGCCATACATGCCAACGGTCAGCCAAACCATCAGGGATCAACTCAACGCACCCCAGTCTTGCGTCAACGCCATGTTGCAAGGCACTGGCAGCTTTGTGTGCACCCTGAGTGCCGGCCACCGCATTGGCACT GTCAGCCCATTGTTCCAGAAACTGGAGGTGGACCAGATCGAGGCTTTGAAGAAGAGATTTGGTGGACAGCAG CCTGAAGATGAACCACCTAAAAAAAAG ACGACGGCTCAGAACGCTGCCAGCACTCAGCCTGCCGCTGTGCCAgctcctactgctgctgctgctgaggtggCGACGGTGAATGAAGTGGACCCGGAGAAAGCCAAGCAGCTCACACAGGCTGTGGCTGAGCAG GGGGAGAAGGTACGAGCTCTCAAAGCCCAGAAGGCGGAAAAGGCCGTGATCACAGCAGAGGTGGCCAAACTGTTGGACCTGAAGAAACAGCTGGCTCTGGCTGAGGGGAAGAGCCCTGAGCCTGCATCTCAGAAGGGCAAGAAGaagtga